CTTGATCGTTTTGCTGGTCGCCTTGCAGGTCAGAGCGCAGGCCTTGCCAGAAGGCATGCAGCCATTGCCGGAAGATCCGGCAGCGGTGATGGCCGTCGTTGGCCAGTCGTCGATCTTGTGGGGAGACATCGAGCCGAAGGTCGAATCTCGAATTCGCGAGGTGCTCTCGCAAACGAGACAGCAGATCCCCGAAGAGCAGCTTTTGATGGCTCGGGTGCAGCTTTCACGATCTGCCCTCCGCAACGCGATTCAGAGCAAGGTGATGAGCGAGTGTTTTCTGCTTGAGCAAGTTGGCACACAGTCAGCTGACAAGCGAGCCGAGGTGAGCGCGATGATGTCGCAACGAGCCCGGCAGTTGTTCTTTGAAAACGAACTGCAAGCACTCAAGAAAAAGTTTGGTACCGAAAGCCTCAGCGAGATTGATGCCAAGCTTCGCGAGACCGGAACGTCGCTGCAAGCGCGTCAGCGCGAGTTCGGTGACATGATGTTGGGTCACATGTATATGAAGGAAAAGATTGATCAGGATCCCAACGTCACAATTGCGGAGATCAATAATTTCTATGAAAAAAACAAAGACGATTATCAATATCCAGCCAAGGCTCGTTGGGAGCAGTTGTCGGTCCTATTCAAAAACCATCCGACACGAAAGGCCGCAATGGAAAAGTTGCTCTCGATGGGCCGCGAGATCTACAACTGGGAACAAAACTTGAAACTGAGTTCTGGTGAAGGTCCTTCATCTGTTGAAATGGTGAACCAACTGACTGCCGCAGGTGGGATTAACTTCAATAAAAGCTGGGAACAGATCGCCCGGGACGGCAGTGAAGAATCATACGCACCCGATGGTGGCCAGCATGATTGGACAAGCAAAGGGGCTCTGGCATCCAAGGAACTCGACAGCGCGATCTTCAGCGTAAAGCCCGAAACGATGAGTGAAATCATCGAGGACGCTCAAGGTTTGCACATCATTCGTGTGAAGGAACGCAAGACTGCCGGAGTCACGCCTTTGCGAGAAGTCCAAGAAGACATTCGCGAAGAGATCAAGAAATCAAAGATCTCCAAAGCACAAGAAGCCATGCTGGCGCAAATGCAAAAACGCGTTCCTGTATGGTCGTTGTACCCTGATGATTTCCCCGGTGCACAGCAACTGCCTGTGACCATTGCATCGCGTCCAGCTTCCAACTCGGCATCGCGACGCTAGGGCAACTGTTGATTCATGAAGTCTTCGTTGGCAATGACGATCTCGACAAGTTTGGCCTCAGCTAAATCGAATTGGCTGAGCAGCTTTGTTGTGTTGCTTTGTTGCGGGGCACTTTGTGGTTGTGGACAGCTTGCCTATCGCTTGGATCGGCGTCCGCCAACGCAGTACATTCCCAACCCTCTGGAACTGCCGCCGGCAAACGACGCGTTTGTGTGGTCACAGGTCATCGATACGGTTGATGACTACTTTCGAATCGCACGCGAGCAACCGGTACAAAACTCGCCTCAAATGGTTCTCGATGGAAGCGTCGAAACCTCCTATCAGATTGGCGCTTCGATGAGCGAGTTCTGGCGAAAGGACAGTACCGCAGGTTTCGAAGCTCTGCATAGCACCTTGCAATCGGTTCGTCGGAAGGCATCGGTTATCGTGCGTCCACGCGGCGCCGGCTACACGGTCGAAGTCGTGGTGTTGAAAGATTTAGAAGACACCGATTCGACGCAGTTTTCGACTGAGACCACGGCATCACGAAGGCATGACGGAACGATCGTTCGACAAGCGGATGTTCCGGTCGGTGGTCAGGGCAGTGTCCCTCAAACGTTGGGCTGGATTTCGCTCGGACGTGACACTTCACTCGAACAACGTATTTTGAGGGATATTTTTGAAAGGGTGACGGAAAAAGACGGTCGACGTTCACACCTATAGCTTTTCTTGGAAACTAATCTTCGGGCTGCTTCGCGCCGATACCTACGCTGCCCAGGACGGGCATCGCATCGCCGTCGACGGTTCTGCCGTCAGATGACAAGGATGTGCTTGACGATCGATTCCTTGTACAAGTTAACCGCATGATTGGGTTTTCCACACAAGCCGTCTCCTACGATCAATTCTGCCGCCACGTCGAGAACACGTTGTGTCGAATCGGCGGGCTAGAGCCGGGGCAGTTTCCGATGACCAGTCGGAATGTCTCGCGAGCAGGAAAGACGTGTGGGTATTATTTCTGCGTTCACGGTCCACGTAGTGTGAAGTTAACGGCCGTTTACGATCACAAACAGAAACAAACCATCTACTACGGCACCGACGGGGTTCGTCACACCAACGAATCGATCAGCGTTCGGATGCCTTCTCCTCAGCAGCACTCAGCTTGATATAGCTGGGAGCCAGGGCAAAAGCGGATCGGTACGGTCCGTGATCAGAGCGATGGCCAGAGTCAGCGGTGGTGCCACCTCGACGCCTATACGCGGCCAGACCTATCCCTGCGG
The Stieleria sp. JC731 genome window above contains:
- a CDS encoding peptidylprolyl isomerase, giving the protein MRRLRLPHYATGLIVLLVALQVRAQALPEGMQPLPEDPAAVMAVVGQSSILWGDIEPKVESRIREVLSQTRQQIPEEQLLMARVQLSRSALRNAIQSKVMSECFLLEQVGTQSADKRAEVSAMMSQRARQLFFENELQALKKKFGTESLSEIDAKLRETGTSLQARQREFGDMMLGHMYMKEKIDQDPNVTIAEINNFYEKNKDDYQYPAKARWEQLSVLFKNHPTRKAAMEKLLSMGREIYNWEQNLKLSSGEGPSSVEMVNQLTAAGGINFNKSWEQIARDGSEESYAPDGGQHDWTSKGALASKELDSAIFSVKPETMSEIIEDAQGLHIIRVKERKTAGVTPLREVQEDIREEIKKSKISKAQEAMLAQMQKRVPVWSLYPDDFPGAQQLPVTIASRPASNSASRR